The genomic region CATCTCTCGAAACCGCCCTTGTCAATCAAAAAGGGTTTGTTTCTTACTATTTCATGGACTCCGATCCCGAATGGCTCAGGAAACTGGGAGAGTTTCGCCAGATTTTCAAACAGCGGATATCAGAAGCCCGCTTGCTGGCCGAAACTCCCTGGCAAAAAGAAGCCATCCATCATATCGACCAGGAATACCAGATCTACATCCAAGACAAAGACCGTGTCATTGACCACTATAAGGCCGGCGAGCGTGAAATCGGCTTAGCGCTGCATCAAAAAGTACGAGATTGCTATTTTAAGATCCTTGACCTGTGCGAAGCCTACAAGGATTTTCACAGGAAAAGAATTATACAGGCCCGTCAGAAAAGCCTTGCCCGGGCCTCGGATTTAAGGTTCATGGCCGCAACCGCCGTGGTTCTGGCTTTTATGCTGGGATTTTTGATAGCCTTTGTCATGGCCAGGCAGATTTTGGATCCCTTGCGCCGGCTGGCCCTCGAGACCGACCGGGAGGAAAGCTTAAAAGAACCGGAAAACGAAATCAAAGCGGTGAGCCGGCGTCTGCACGGGCTGATCGAAGATGCCGGCCAGACCCACATTGAACTGGAACGCAGCCGTGAACACCTGTTGCAGGCCGAAAAAATGGCCCTGGTGGGCAAGCTGGCCGCCGGTGTGGCCCACAGCATTCGCAACCCGCTCACCAGCGTGAAAATGCGCCTGTTTTCATTAAGCCGCTCCCTGGAACTGAACGATTACCAGAAAGAGGACTTCGAGGTCATCTCCGAGGAGATCCGCCACACCGATACCATTGTTCAGAACTTCCTTGAATTTGCCCGTCCTCCCAAGCTCAAGATGCAGCCGGTCAGTCCTTCGGCCGTGGTGGATCAAACGCTTCTATTGATGGAGCACCGTCTCAAGTCATACGATGTCAATCTGAAGCTTGTCCGCAAGCAACCGCTCCCCGAGATCGAAGCGGATCCTGAGCAGTTGAAGGAGGTCTTTGCCAACCTTATCGAGAACGCCTGCGAGGCCATCGGCCAGGGCGGGTCGATCATGATCGAAGAAGAAACCGGCACGCCGCCGGCCTGCACCACGGCGGTGATCCGGGTGCGCGACAACGGGCCGGGCATTTCCGAAGCGATCCAGCACAAGCTGTTTGAACCTTTTTTCACCACCAAGGAAGAGGGCACGGGTCTGGGGTTGAGCATTGCCGCCCGGATTGTTGAAGAACACCGGGGCCGCCTGGAGGTTACTTCTAAAGAAGGCGAGGGCGCAACCTTCATCATCACCCTTCCGCTAAAGGATTCCGGTCATGAGAAAAATTCTGATCATTGACGACGACGACCAACTGCGCAAAAGCTTTGACAAGCTTTTGACCGAAGAGGGCTATCAAGTGATCTGTGCTGCATCCGGGGAAGCGGGTCTCAATATGGTACCGGCGGAAAATCCGGACCTGGTTATCCTGGATATGCGCCTGCCGGGAATGAACGGGTTTGAAACCTTCCAGGCCATTCATAAAATAGAACCCAAGCTTCCGGTGATTATCATGACCGCTTACGGCACCACCGAAACCGCCATCGAAGCCACCAAGCTGGGCGCTTTCGACTATATCCTCAAACCCTTTGATATTCCCGACATGCTGACCGTCATCACCAAGGCCCTGGAAGCCGGCCGCTTCATGCGCTCGCCGGTGGATATGAACGTATCCCCGGATAAAGCCTCGCGGGAAGCCATCATCGGCCGCAGCCATCCCATGCAGGAGGTCTACAAGGCCATCGGTCGGGTCGCTCCCACGGATGCCACGGTTCTTATCCGGGGTGAATCCGGTACCGGCAAAGAACTGGTGGCGCGGGCGGTCTATCAGCACAGCCTGCGGGCCGACAAACCCTTTCTGGTGATCAATTGTGTCGCCATCCCTGAAACGCTGCTGGAAAGCGAACTGTTCGGTTACGAAAAGGGAGCCTTTACCGGCGCCACCCATCGCCGCATGGGAAAAATTGAGCAGGCCCACGGCGGTACGATCTTTTTAGATGAAATCGGCGACATGCCGTTGAATCTTCAGGCCAAAATGTTAAGACTGCTTCAGGAAAGAAGCATTGAACGCCTGGGCGGACGCCAGACTATCCCGGTGGATGTGCGCGTGATTGCCGCCACCAACCGCGATCTTGAAACGGCGATTACAGACGGCCGCTTCCGTGAGGACCTTTATTACCGCCTCAAGGTGGTTACTATCCGTCTGCCGCTGCTGCACGAACGACCGGAAGATATCCCGCTTTTGGCAGAATATTTCCTTACCCGTTTTGCAACCGAAGCCGGTATGGGCAATCCCGGGATTACCGAAGGAGCCAAAGCATTACTCGCCAAACATCCCTGGCCGGGCAATGTTCGCGAAGTTTCGAATATTATCCAGAAAGCGCTGATCTTTAACCGCGGCGCACCGCTTTCGGCCGAAGATATCGACCAGGCCGTCCGTGAAAAGAGTCCTTTCACTAACGGCCGCAAGGAAGATAGGGATCACATGTTGCGTCAACTGGTGCGCCAGGAACTGGCCGCCAAAAGCGGCGATAACCTGTTTGACGCCTGCATGGATCATTTTGCCAGTATCG from Candidatus Desulfatibia profunda harbors:
- a CDS encoding histidine kinase; this translates as MWTRISFRHQIYLLLTALMFITLLGALFLVRYTYRMEDVLAAIIDKDLAAFESAASLETALVNQKGFVSYYFMDSDPEWLRKLGEFRQIFKQRISEARLLAETPWQKEAIHHIDQEYQIYIQDKDRVIDHYKAGEREIGLALHQKVRDCYFKILDLCEAYKDFHRKRIIQARQKSLARASDLRFMAATAVVLAFMLGFLIAFVMARQILDPLRRLALETDREESLKEPENEIKAVSRRLHGLIEDAGQTHIELERSREHLLQAEKMALVGKLAAGVAHSIRNPLTSVKMRLFSLSRSLELNDYQKEDFEVISEEIRHTDTIVQNFLEFARPPKLKMQPVSPSAVVDQTLLLMEHRLKSYDVNLKLVRKQPLPEIEADPEQLKEVFANLIENACEAIGQGGSIMIEEETGTPPACTTAVIRVRDNGPGISEAIQHKLFEPFFTTKEEGTGLGLSIAARIVEEHRGRLEVTSKEGEGATFIITLPLKDSGHEKNSDH
- a CDS encoding sigma-54-dependent Fis family transcriptional regulator: MRKILIIDDDDQLRKSFDKLLTEEGYQVICAASGEAGLNMVPAENPDLVILDMRLPGMNGFETFQAIHKIEPKLPVIIMTAYGTTETAIEATKLGAFDYILKPFDIPDMLTVITKALEAGRFMRSPVDMNVSPDKASREAIIGRSHPMQEVYKAIGRVAPTDATVLIRGESGTGKELVARAVYQHSLRADKPFLVINCVAIPETLLESELFGYEKGAFTGATHRRMGKIEQAHGGTIFLDEIGDMPLNLQAKMLRLLQERSIERLGGRQTIPVDVRVIAATNRDLETAITDGRFREDLYYRLKVVTIRLPLLHERPEDIPLLAEYFLTRFATEAGMGNPGITEGAKALLAKHPWPGNVREVSNIIQKALIFNRGAPLSAEDIDQAVREKSPFTNGRKEDRDHMLRQLVRQELAAKSGDNLFDACMDHFASIVISEALNLCGGNRSQAAKLLGISRPTLHSKIEKYGLKIETAVKEDAT